The Primulina huaijiensis isolate GDHJ02 chromosome 6, ASM1229523v2, whole genome shotgun sequence genomic sequence TCAAGGGTATTATGGTCAATATACAATCTTATCATTATCACTattcaaaattatacattatcacacctttgaggagggatatttaatcacacaaataacataaataatgaGGGCTTTCAATCATGATCAAGGGCCTccatgttaaattaaaaataaaccaaacatgagataaaagatgattatttaataatcatccCCTTATCATGGCTACCAAACATAGCCTATGAAGACTCAAGCCACCCATATGAATTCCAAGTTGTTAGTACAAATCACTAGAATAAAGACTCATATTGATGCACGGCTTGATCATTTTCAGACCACTCTTGGAAGCCAGTTGCAGAAAATTCTTCAATATATGCAGCGTGgtcatgtaaaaaaaaaaaagaagattatTGGAAGAAGTTAGAAGATCAAAAGAGAAGGGTAGAGGGAGCCAAGTATGAGGAAGTAAAGAAGGAAGAAGACGGTAAGAgatttgaagaagaagaagaaagaaggaAGAATAGAGGTGGTGGGAATGGTTCAAGTCACATAAGatgatttatttttcttgtaggtgtaatatatttttaattttcttgcaCTAGAAACAATGTTATTTCATTTAATcattgaaatatattttctaaagTTGTCTCAATACTCAACTCTTTTTCAATGTAACAATTGTATTTATTCTTGCAATTAGGTTTTGTCATCACCAAATTTTGGTGATAataaaataacatcaagttATTTCAGGATCCaagtatatttttaatatatttaacaaCTTTCTTGGTGGACTTCATGATTTCGAACTGGTGAAAGTCGAATTTCAGTTCATGCTCCTAAGTTATGTCAAGTCGCAAATTGACTTCAGATAAGTTGCACTTGATATTCAACCGCATATCAAAGCAAAAAAAAAGGCTGATGAATGAAAATAATAGACCATATTTTATTACCTATAAGGTTTCATACGTTATGTCTAATAAACATCAgtcagaattgtttattagaaataattttattgaaatacaagaaataatttgaaaactgtctTGGCAATTTATCAAGAGAGAATCAAGTTACCTTTATTACATGAAACATATATCCAGATCCAAGACATATCACTTCTACAAAGAAATCAAAGTCTTATACtggaaacaaaaagaaaatcttTCTAAGGAGATAAAATAACAAGTCATGGGTTGAGTAAAACACATGTTCAAGAAATCCAACCGACACCAAAAACTTTTGCAAACAATATGAAAGCTTAGAAGTCTGGAAGGATGAaactaatatttgatattacaagACTAAGAAATCAATTCTCGtggaacaacctatgatagaaATCTACCAAAGAATGATAAATATCGGATAATTGAAGGTATAAATTAAAGCAATTTCAAGAAAAGAATCTGGTCAATTGATTATTGTACAAGCACGCAACACGTGCGTGACTGCACTAGTATATATTATCGCAACGAGATTGTTAATATATTTCCCCTACAGATTTTGTGTTCAAGCTTCACTTAATCAGATTTTGTATTGAAGATTCACTTAGGAATAGAGAGAGAATCAGCTGCATGCGATAAATTCGAAATtcgaaatttgaatttatattcatTTAAAGGATAAgagatacattttttttttgccaaaacTTGTTTTATTTGGAACATAACAATtaaattctaatatttttttttcataatttagaCACATTTTGCTAAGttaattgtaaaatatttttaggttGCCGTAATATAATTACGTCAactaatacaatttttttttgctcatTCATCgtgtttggattttttttttccctcctTATGAGTTTGTACCTCAACATAAGATtgataaacattattattttgatactTCAGGTCATACATAGCATGTGTGTGAAATTTCACCTTAGATCTTAGACTTTTGGCTAAAAAGATTTTatggaaaattacaattttcgtcacatatatttttcttttctacaATTTTGAATCTTTATGTGTCAAATTTGAGTCTTAATCCTTCCACCATCTCACTCACGTGTACAATACTAAATCAGTAacccattaaaaaaatattaaaataaccaAAAGTTGAAAGATATATGACTAAGAACCAATGTCGCCAGTGaccaaaaaattataaagaCACAAacgttcatataatgaaaaatacagTTTTGCTAAGAGTTTATCCAATAACTATGTTAATTATCAAAGGCagcattttgattttttttttgctatctGCATGCTCTCATGAAAAGGCGCTCTCAAATGGagatttttttgtatatttcaagAAATGGACAGAGATTGCATACTTGCAAAGTTTTTATATTCTCTTTCCTAACAGCCACAGGTACTGGACGTACATTGTCCGGAGCAGCATTGCTGAACTGGAAACATAAACAAGTTTGCGATGGAATTGGTTTCGAAATTGATGCATCTAAATGGAATTGCATGCACACATTCTAGAGATAGAGTTTATCTTTCTGTACTGCTTCTAACCTTAGACTTCTATGTCATCAAGAATTTTTCCACATGAACCATAATCTTCCATGTAACGAAGACCGGATGTTGTTGGAAAAATTATTTGCTTTTGTGTAGAAAGTTATTTTTGACATCACGTTCATGACCCGATTCTAAGCTTTCAGTTCATAGGTAATTTCCTCTACAACTTGAACTAATTAACATGGATAAGACATTTGAACTTGCACTATCAGAGGCCTTCTCCAGTTAAAGGACTCAGAAAGCTGTCTGTAAGTATAAGAGATTGAAATTTGTATTCCTGCATAATTCTGCATGTATCCAAAGATTAACAGATACAACATCGATTTATCCTGAGGAATCTTGTTTATGTTTGATCGTCAATCTGTTAGAATAAATATCATAGCTAGGACAAATAAATAATCTGATCttgaaaggaaagaaaattaTCTCCTGTCACATTTCACAACAACACAGTTtgcaatgcttctttgaagGCCCCTAGTTGATGAAAAACCATCATAACCTGAATGTGATACTTACTAATGTGTACTAATGTTACAATTCTCTCGATCACCCGAATTAGGGACCTCATTCGGAGATCATCAAACCTTTTCCCCTCTATTTTGTTTAAGCATAATTGCTTCGGTACCGGTGATTTGTATTGAGAGTTGTAACTTGTAAGCCAATCATATTCTCTTTAGTGAACAAGTAAAAAGAAATGGATAAAATATAATGAGATTCTCCATCATATCCTTACAGTTGGAATGATGTGATACTATAATCCGAAGACACCGTCTCTTCTCTTCTTGGGGTTTGCTGCTGCTTCTGGATTACCTTTCTTCATCATTGCCACAAACTCTTCATAGTTAATATTCCCATCCTGCGTGTAAATGTTAAAATAAACTTATACACGGCACATTGTCGAGAGGGACTAAGACATTGATACATGGCTATTTAAGCTGTCATCACgcataaaatttgtattttttcccCATTTTGGGGGAGGGGCAACAGCCAAGTTTGTCTCGCCGCTGCGCACGCCTCTTGGTAATTTGTAATATTAAACTACATGTCTCTAGTAATAGTTACGTTAAATTGCGTAACTTTcatataaaaatgaaatgaagatGAGGATTCACCAAGTTATATATCAGAAACAGGTGCTTACATTATCAGCATCAACTTCAGAAATGATTTCCTTTATATCCTTTTCATCATTCATTCCATATTCTCTTAGAGCTTGCTCTAGTTCTTCTATCGTAATGTACCTGATCACAAGAAAATTCAACTAATGTTAAGAGCTCTGTTCAAtcattttacaagaaaatacaACGTTTCGTAAACATTAAGTACCCGCTATTATCTTTATCGAAATACTGAAATGCTGTGTAAAGATGTTCTTCTCTGTCCATTCTATTCATATGCATTGTTGCTGTGATGAATTCTTCGTAGTCAATCGTCCCATTGCCATCCGCATCGGCCTAATTTCCGTTAATGAACAACATTAGTGTAATGACAACATAAAATTTACGGTTAGCTTTACAAAATTTCTGAAATACTTACAGCCTCCATCAACTGTTTGACTTCATATTCAGATAGTTTAGTGCCTTGCTTCGACAATCCTTGCTTTAGCTCTTCAAGAGTTATTGTACCACTGTTATCTGTGTCCATGCTCTTGAACATTTGTTTCAATCCCATGATTTCTTCCTCTGATAAACAACCAGCAATAACCTGTTCATCCAAGATTCTAACAGCATGTCAGGTTCCATCTTCCCTAAAAGATTACAGTTTAAACAGAAATGACCCAAAAGTAATGGAATTATTCCAATACAGGAATATCGAGAGTTGACTCCCCTAAACCGGAAAATCTTGAAGTCGACCCGTCAACTAGTTTCCTGAGTCTGCTGTTTTGTCACAAgttttgtaaagaaaaaagtATAATTTACCCGGAGTGCGACTTTCTTGAACTTATTCATGGCTCTGAATTGTTTCAACCTATTCAAAACAGCATTATCAAGTGGCGTATCAGGTGCCTCTCCATCTTCTTTGATCCATGGATGATCTGAAAAAAGTAGAACAACATTTTAGGATGATCTTCTACCATATAATTTAGTAATTATGTACTTTATAATTCCGAGGTGTTAAATCTTTTGCGCAAGACTTAATGGTATAGCATAGTGATCAGAGTATCTTTAGCAATTTAACCATGCGTACTTAGCACTTGGAATGCTGTCAGCCTTTGCTTCGGGTCCGAATTCAACATCTTCCTCACAAGATCCTTTGCACCATTTGAAATGGTTGGCCAAGGATCGCTTGTAAAATCAACATGTCCTTGAAGAATGGCATTGAAAATTCCATTTTCAGATTCTGTACCAACCAAATTCCCGTTAGAACTTCAAATACTATTCCGGCGACTGCTGAATCGAAAACTAGAATTCTGCTTTATTCAAGTAAACCCAAGTTATGAATATTGTAAATTACCAGCCCAGAAAGGAGGAACTCCACATAGAAGTATGTACAACATGACTCCAACACTCCAAATATCAGCCTCTGGCccatattttcttttcaacacTTCTGGAGCAATGTAATATGCACTGCCCACAATGTCTTTGAATTGTTCTCCTTTAATTCATAGATAGAATGAGATTTACACATGCTGTTTTCAAGGTATTTCGTACTAGGAATACTAGCATTTTATAGGACATCCATCTTTTGCAAAATAATTCATAAGCATAATCACCATCCAAGCCTTAGCTCTGGTTTACTTGCATAGTTCTTCTTCATTATACTTTCCTGAAATTAAACTCTCGATCATCCCCTAGATTACTTAATTTATACTTTATAACTCTGGTTGATTTAATTATTGTGTCTCGCTGGTTTGTTTGAATATACTGTCTCTTAGAGTTATTTTTGAAGATCAATGCGTGAATCATCACAAACGTGTGGCCTTAATCGTGCTTCATTTTTCCTTCGACATGTCATTTTTTGTTATGTTTGTTGACTGGGGTATTCAAATgtgagagaaaaacaagaagaaaacaaagaaatggttttgtagaggcaagtgttgaacactttctccttaagaagaatttgccctcacaatgtgcttgagttttgtggcaatcttctcccaagatacaactacaactcttgaataatgagcaatcaaatattcaagttctttcacaaggaaatgaagaaACTCTCTCTTTTTGTTTATAGTTAGAAGAAGATATACAAAATGATGTAtgtatgtttgattttcaaaatatcaaatatttaatgttttcaaaatgaagagacatgatctttcattcatgGGGATGTCCCTTGGCCATGGCAACTgatcacaatcatcaaacaatgccaaggaaatgaaaaaatatcagaaaaatcgaagggacacgaaaaacAGCCGAAGGGGCGCGCCCCTGCGCGCGCAGGTccgcgcgcatgtgcgcgccttcCACTGGCAAGCGCGCGCACCCCCTGCCACTGTTCacaaccgaatttttttttttccgatttTCGTCCtttacatgttccgactactcgtttgagtttctttcaacatttgatgaactcgtttcgagtttaattcagaaccaccgaacttaatattcgttcattaagcttcgtttttcttttcgaatttttccaatcaaacacattgattaatttgcttaattttcattcattaagcatcaaaattttccaacaatcccccacatgaatgaaattaatgcatgaatgctcgtgatgcataagagagagtatatacgaaaaattatcacatcaggagaggtggcttttggctttgaaccttccctagtggaatacaatcggatttactaggccacgaagtgaacgtgatgtcttgaacttcttggcggttcatgtaaacccagacaactgtacccacatgataacctttcttccatttccatttgttttatcggttgtgtccgttttggccatggaacacatcttggcttcatacgtgtttcatcgaggcggcccgtcctcacacgtacataggtgatctccttgtaaaagggtatcctacttaccccgcttttgcaagctacggaatcattaaaagtacaatacttaacctcactacctttgtaggcaacttcactcatcgtcttaggaatgaggagtgattcctcaagttctcataatttagttgtcccattgaaccaagatcttgggatctccaatCAACAAGGTTGGGTTGCCATTATGAAAACTTTATTCGGTAGGTTTTAAACCCATTCCTCTTGACAGACAGTACATTTGATCTCTATTTAATGCTTTTGTAAGCGGATCCGCTAAGTTAtcctttgatttaatataatcaacagatataactcCATTAGAGATCAACTGTCGCACAGTATTATGTCTTCGATGAATATGTCGAGACTGGCCATTGTACATACTGTTTTGTGCCCTTGCAATTGCTGACTGACTGTCGTAATGTATCATGATTGCTGGCACTGGACTTGTCCAACACGGAATATCCTCTAGAAAGTTGTGAAGCCACTCAGCTTCTTCTGCAGCTTTATCTAGCGCTATGAACTCCGATTCCATAGTAGATCTAGCAATGCAAGTTTGTTTCGATGACCTCCAAGAGACTGCTCCCCCACCAATGCTAAATACATAGCCGCTGGTGGATTTGGAGTAATTGGTGTCAgaaatccaatttgcatcacagtatccttcaagtactgcgggattccttgtgtaatttagtccatattctGAGGTGTGCTTTAAATATCTAAGCACCCTTGTCAATGCCTTCCAGTGTGCATCACTAGGATTACTTGTAAACCGACTTAACTTGTTAACCGCACAAGCGATGTCAGGTCTAGTACAGTTAGTGATGTACATAAGGCTTCTAATAATTCTGGAGTATTCCAGTTGGGAAACTGGTTCTCCACGATTCTTCGCCAAATGGACATTTACGTCTATAGGCGTTTTTACTGGAGTAGAGTCATAAGCGTTAAACTTTTTCAACACTGTTTCTACATAATGAGACTGAGATAGGACTATTGCTTCTGGAGTTCTAAAGATTTTAATCCCTAGAATTACATCAGCaatacccatatctttcatatcaaaatgttttgtcaacattttctttgtaccCTTAATCAACTCTTGGTTGTTCCCCAGTATtagcatgtcatccacatatagacatACTATCACATAAGATTCTCGAGTGCCTTTAATgtaaacacatttgtcacactcattaatcttaaatccatttgacaatactaccttgtcaaatttttcgtgccactgcttgggcgcttgtttaagtccgtatagtgacttaattaaacgacaaacttttctttcttgtcctttaactatgaagccttcaggttgctccatatatatttcttcttcaagttcaccatttaagaatgccgttttgacatccatttgatgtatctcaaggttatgcaaagctgcaatagcaatgagcacacgaatggatgttattcttgaaactggtgaatacgtgtcgaagaaatcatgtccttctctttgtctatagcctttggccacaagcctggctttgtatttttcaatacttccatcaactctcattttctttttcaatatccatttACATCCCAATGGCTTGGTACCTGGTGGAAGATCCACTAGTTCCCAAGTATGGTTTTGCAATATGGAatccatttcagagttgatggcttCTTTCCAATAGGGAGATTCAGGGCTAGCCAGAGCATCTTGTATGTCCTTTGGTTCATTCTCCAACATAAAAGTATGGAAGTCTGGACCAAAGGACTTTGAGATTCTAGCCCTTTTGCTTCTTCTTTGCTCTTgctcttttgaagagctttccAATGGTATAGCAATTTTATTTAGAGTTGGATCATGTGTAGGTACTTGACCTTCATGTTCCGTCTCAAGTTTTCTCTTGCtagaaccattttctttcctctctttacaaggaaatatattttcaaaaaatactgcatttcttgactcaattgtcatgcccgtattcatttctgcattttcagatttgtgcactataaacctataggcactactattatgtgcatatccgatgaatatgcagtcgaccgtctttggtccaattcgctcttgtttaggctttggtatttcaaccttagctagacacccccacactttaAGGTACTTGTAGGAAGGCTTATGACCTTTCCACAATTCGTAAGGTgact encodes the following:
- the LOC140979595 gene encoding calcium-dependent protein kinase 34-like, which produces MGSCCSRSATVDAPSDEVGKVETSDAGPSTHNPSTTPPKTPPPASPNRSPKRSKPTPIGPVLGRPMEDVRATYTIGKELGRGQFGVTHLCTNKHTGEQLACKTIAKRKLANKEDIEDVRREVQIMHHLTGQPNIVELKGAYEDKHSVHLVMELCAGGELFDRIIAKGHYTERAAASLLRTIVQIVHTCHSMGVIHRDLKPENFLLLNKDENAPLKATDFGLSVFYKEGEQFKDIVGSAYYIAPEVLKRKYGPEADIWSVGVMLYILLCGVPPFWAESENGIFNAILQGHVDFTSDPWPTISNGAKDLVRKMLNSDPKQRLTAFQVLNHPWIKEDGEAPDTPLDNAVLNRLKQFRAMNKFKKVALRVIAGCLSEEEIMGLKQMFKSMDTDNSGTITLEELKQGLSKQGTKLSEYEVKQLMEAADADGNGTIDYEEFITATMHMNRMDREEHLYTAFQYFDKDNSGYITIEELEQALREYGMNDEKDIKEIISEVDADNDGNINYEEFVAMMKKGNPEAAANPKKRRDGVFGL